Part of the Girardinichthys multiradiatus isolate DD_20200921_A chromosome 14, DD_fGirMul_XY1, whole genome shotgun sequence genome is shown below.
GACTTAACTTCTCTATTTtgtataggcttcgccctttaaaCTATCACTAGTGGTTAATCCTATCAGAACActgattttttgaaaatgaaaagcaaGAAGAATGGCGGGCTGCATCATGGGCTATGACTGCATGCCATCtatgaaaaagaaggtaatcattcataggaggctagctccttggtttaattcagagctgcatactttaaagcacaatgttagaaaattggagagaaaatggccttctacacacctagaggattcctaaataatctggaaaaatatcccactgttgtataaaaagacacttcaccaagccagaacagcttatttctcatcattaatagaagagaacaagaataatcctaggtttctctttagtacagttgctaaacttacacagagtcatagctctgttgagccatccattcccttagttctcagcagtcatgactttatgggatgcttcttaaataaaattgattctattaaaaataaaatctttgacatactcccaaagatgattacttcatcctcagcaagtgagacaacattggaaataactgtagaacccgatctgtgtttggactgttttgatcctgtggagcttcctgagttatcagaaatattagcttcatctaaatcttcaacttgtatgttacacccaatcccaaccaaattatttaaggaagtgttccctctgattaccagccccattttaggtatgattaatctatccttagtaaatggatatgtaccacaggcttttaagttagctgtaattaaacctttacttaagaaacctttgcttgatcgagatgacttgaaaaattacagacctatatccaattcttatctaaaattcttgagaaaatagttgctaatcaaatgtgtgagcatttacacagcaatgacctgtttgaagagtttcagtcaggcttcagagctcatcatagcactgaaacagctctgctgaaagtcactaatgatattcttatggcctcagacaatggacttgtgtctgtacttgtcctcttagatctcagtgctgcatttgatacagtcgatcacaatattctcttagaaaggctggaatatgctgtagggatcaggggaacagcgctaggctggtttaaatcttatttgtctgacagattccagtttgttcatgtaaatgataaatcatctttaaactccagggttaattgtggagtaccacaggattcagtacttgggccaattctctttactatatgtaTGCTTCCAAtcggtcaaattatcaggcagcatagaataaattttcactgttatgctgatgatactcagctttacttatccataaatccttatgaacccaaccagttagacagactacaagcatctcttgaagacataaaaacttggatgactttaaatgttctgcttctaaattcagacaagacagaagttgtcatctttggaccggagtctttaaaaaagaaactgcttagttaatcacttaacctgtatggtattaaattgacctccggtaatgaagtaaaaaaccttggtgttatatttgagcaggacatgtaatttaaatcccatattaaacaggtttctaggatttccttctttcacctccgtaacattgccaaaattagaaatatcctatccaggagtgacgctgaaaaactagtccatgcatttgttacttcaaggatggagtattgtaattcgttactatcaggatgtccacaaaatgcagttaaaagccttcagctgattcagaatgctgcagcaagagttctgatgaaaattaaaaagagagatcatatttctcctattttggcttctcttcattggctccctgataaatcagaatagaatttaaaattttctatCTCACATATagagcccttaatgatctagctccatcatacatcagagatctgattgttcctaacagagctctgtagttatgttgctataggcttaggccaCTGGAGAactgaccactttcactctctctgctacattctcattctACTGTccaattttgatttatttgctgttatttgaccttttaactctatgttctctctctgtttttttctctttctagaagctacatctgaccttgctctgtgtttagctgtggcaccttcctggagggggacatcggccaagctgctgctaCCAACAACTTAATTCAAGACTTTGACAATAGAGTTTAGAATCTGATAATTTTAAATTGTCGATCAAGggggcagcaggttggagtagctctatTACATTTCATTCTGATTAGCTCTTTTTAAGAactcaaattcctcttgtggtgggtAAACATTGATTTTTTGGGACGATTATCCTCTCCAGTATCAGATCTTGTACAGCTGGAAGAATTTTTCTGATACTTTTTTACtgttggacatttgttatgatgcgtcACCATGGCAATGGgattcaattcaaatcaattcaaaaatactttattaatcccaaagggaaataaaatgttgttgtagctcatattatgcaggttgcttcaaagagctgttgcagatgctgatggctgtgggtaggaaggatctcctgtcacggtctgtcttacagcagatctgaagaagcctctgactgaagacactctgttgttttgggacagtctgatgaagaggatgctcagggttctccataatgttagATGTtaggtcagaaagcctggcagataTGATCCTGCAACCATCTCTCAGTGAAACATATAATACAGTGAACCCTCGTTTTTCGGGTTACGTTCCAAATGGACCCGTGATAGGCGAAATCCGTGAAGTagtaacctttattttttttacaattattatACAATGAAATACTCCATAATACATTGAAACCAAAGAACAAAACCTTTTTATAGGCCCAAgcatttgtttaacaaataaaagtactgtataaacgttttttgtttttttttacaaataactactgtactgtaaaataataattttaatcatCAATACGAAATGAAGGCTTCAAATTGCGGAGATCAGCACCGCCCCACCGCGACCCGAGTCATTGGATTAGAacaagagaaaatgaaaaatgattatgaaaaaacatataaagtaCAGTAGGACAAATAGTGACTCACGTGTATTTCACTGCTCTTCTGACTGAGCCGCTGCATCTTGACTCCGCTCTGTAgcgtttttttcttctaaagccTGTGGTACAGGTGTGTTTTTTCGAGAGAAAAACATAGTTATCTGTTGTTGATGTCGCTCTTTTTTCTTCTGGGCAAAAAGATTCTTATAAACCGACATGCCACCATCGATTATGTTTGAGAACTGTAATGAACGGctcatcatttttatttttattttttctttctgctctcggtggaaaaGGACGCTTTTTCTCCCGCACCCcacccatatctgccctgcttcagctctgtgtcttgtcttctttttggagcctctttttgcatatcttccaaattcttagtcatggatttggtcagctggtctctcaatacaattgatcaaattttctcaacgagaagacagggtgaaggagagcgcACTTGTCCGGattggacgtttttctctggatacacaatggactcctggcagaagtggaggattgtgtgtttgtcgataaagtcagtcgaggatgtggaagatatgtatataattggatgtttgatatcaggatttctgctttttggagtcagcggttacctggcatatcgagaaattcggagaatgtcagcaggtgttctggcaattgtgaggctgcctggcatgtgtgatgggatcttcagggcgatcagcactcagactgagatgttacgtgagctgaatcgcagactggatgtgatccttacacaggatagcaggcaggttgcggttcctggactcaggggtgaaatgggataaatcttggagaaagttgttcactCAGATCTGCCGAAAGACCAGGACTTTGTctgtttggattcacctttgagaagcaccagcgagactctcaaggctgacggaaaattaagagttagcctaacccaaataattattgttttttctgaatctggctcccctgcacggccttgatggctggctatcttcaacctctcctggaagttatgtaaacatgacactgctccctctgccccttcctttccctgaggacatctgtggacctgctcagaactttgtggccggttgatgaacattccaacgtaccatcaaggacaatggcctctgggacagtgcttcatggacttacttgcacacacacacatgctcaagataaacatatgcaccccctcacaccaccttcaccgttcccagcatgatgttgttttgtcaacttgttgcttctttgtgctgaggttttttgcaatctcaaactgtatcctgctaaggataaagtgtgaaatatgatttttttccctctacttacctaatgtagcctcttttctcatctaacaagggcagcgcctgtgagtgggcagcaaagcctcggtgacccgttcccccttgtcttgtgtcatgatgtatgtttggatgggttgtactggaattcaaatttcccctcggggatcaataaagtatctttgaattgaattgaattgaattgaattaaagggTCCCATTCTTGAGCTGCTCGCTGAAGTTCAGTGGCCATTCTCAGCATTGTTGCTAAGCGACTAAGTGTTAGTCCATCCTCATCTTTATCCACACTTGTGtccccttcttcttcttctctttcatcATCGCTTGGTAGCTTTGTCATTTCTGCCAGGTCTGCATCGGTCAGCGGATGTGCGTCTGCATCAATCAGGGCATTAATGTCATCCGTAGTCATGTCATTAAAGCCGcctcctccaggctgtttaGCAAGATTCACAAATGTATCTACGGCAGAGTGATGGATCTCATCAAGTGAGCCTCCGGTTGGTTTTTGCACTGCCTCTGGCCACAGTTTTTTCCAGGAGGCATTCAAAGTTTCAGTTTTCATCTCCTGAATGGCCTTCTGAATATTTTGGAGACATGATGCGATGATTTATTCACGCCAGTAGTCCTTTAGTGAGAAATCTTGATCCGAGTCCATAGCCTCAACAAGATGTTGCATGGTGTTGCGCGTATAGAGAGCCTTGAAAGCACGGATGATGGCTTGGTCCATGGGCTGAATCAGGGATGTAGTGTTTGGCGGCAGAAATTCAATTTGCACATCATCATACGCCAAATCATCAGGGTGACCTCCGGCATTGTCAACGAGAAGAAGCACTTTAAAGTCTAGTCCTTTTCCTCTCAAATTACACTTGACCTCCGGGATGAAACAGTGATTGAACCAATCCAGATTGAGCGCTTTTGTCATCCAAGCCTTTGCGTTGTGCATCCAGTAAACGGGCAAATCAtccttaattttgtttttcagtgctCTGGGATTTTTAGACCTATAAATAAGCCCTGGTTTAATCATAAAACCTGCAGCATTTCCGCACATAACCAGAGTCAAACGATCTTTTTGGGCTTTAAATCCTGTGGCTTTGGCTTCTTCCTGCATGATGAAGGTGCGGGAGGGCATTCGTTTCCAAAATAAGCCAGTCTCATCCATATTAAAAACTTGTTCAGGCTTATATCccctgttaggtattatttagtcaactcagaggtaagaacgatacagtcagagttacttgcagcaagggtagcccactttgcagtgaaactacaaagtttttgacaccctatctctttatttatatgcacagttcaacagacagttcagacagggtgtgtgtgtgagacggaaaggaggctggttctcacaaagataacaatgatgtcacacacacagggaggaaggcatagtgcaggtgccttgcaacacaaagtttttacatgagtgataacaagtttttgcacccatccaacagtctctccttttatcacaagtaaaaacatttaatataaaaacgagtaagaaaaatactttgtatgagcgaaaacccacggacggtaaacagattatattttgtgggaaatactcatacggccccaccgccctcggcgaccattaaaagttaaatgttgattaatgcttgaaatcataaaaataaaagaatgatacttgaaatcataaaaataaaagaatgatacttgaaatcataaaaataaaagaataatacttgaaatcataaaaataaaagaataatacttgaaatcataaaaataaaagaattaaaaaatctgccctgtttatgtcatcattgtactttttctcatttcacttaagcaacaacttctttcgattttctgctgtaaggtcattttatgaaatataatgtatgagtacactcaggcttttgatgtgatttatttacaacatgtcatcataatcgtccccttcattttcatgcatttctacctagttcagtgttgcatatgccaccatgaacaaaaccagaaattctgtaggaatggatgtgcgtcatgttcttccgtcagtggtctgagatgggtcccgtctgatgtccatctcttctggttcggtatcacctcctgtggatcctgctttagatagagaaagagtcctgctaccagaattaagctcaggcttatcagtcctgtccacatgttacagagagccattttataattgggcacagatcagctgttttcttcaccggtttgagacgctgggccatatggtcctccaactcctttgaacccggacttcctctgctaccccgtcggttggtttggctcctgtaacagcaaaactggcttacagtggcttttatggatccaggaaggcctctctgctattttcagagctgtgggcgttgtcaggagtatttgaaacggccctttccaccgaggagtgctccaatccttccggtggagtgtcttaatcaggaccaggtctccaggcctcaggtccttctgtgggataggagcagagattatcggcagaccactggacatttgtttttcttttgtctgcaacattttattcatccactcagctaatgaagtttcctgttgtgctttctctatttcattcatgtcagagggcagagaaaacggtctgtcatgtactatttctttgagaatacaaattcacatcagcaacttggtgccacgtgatctcagactcagaatatagtgggtggagccatacaaggatgtacagtaggtggcaaatggagtaagaccagtttgatttggagttattctcatccataatttaaccagggataggcattcgggtcatggcctccctgtttcttccattgttttccttaatctttaactgaaatcctaatgctttagaacttagttctattaatttatttacaaaatgagttccattatctgaccttataatctgtgggataccatatgtggggaagaaatgtgtcactaggttcatctattgcaactaggcaatatttcttcccccgtgtttgcaacaaattatgcatgatctgcaaaaattatttgcatagtcagaaaaatttatagtgtagcattaatgctttaccagatgtgacatattccccccttgacacgtgggtcttcccaatgtgtcactgtagccgctgtgttgtataaattttttgggaggattggtttatcttctatctgatagatgtcttcttttttctgtgctcctctctttagccaggcctttatttctgtcttgggtgctgactgttgggtgtctttcagcacgtctgtgtctataaatagcagatctgacattttctctttaataggttgaaatgagttagttctgtccctgatgatgttttaaaacctctattttgtcaaattttagcatggtgatgtactgatctgaaaatgtattggctgtctgtgtatatagtaagtatttgtctaGTTGAGCTGCCTAAAAGCCTCCAACATCCTTCTACATTTTACTCTATAGACCAACAGCATCATCTAGATTCACTTGGATTTATTGTCCGGGTCCATTTCATCAGTAGTGATGAGAATTCTGCTTCTTATCAGGGATCCATATGATTTGGCTCAACTCCATAACAGATTCTGGTTCCTTTAGCTGGAACTCTTAATATTTGACCTGACTTTTGATAATACACATCAATGCTGACACAgtttcataaatattttgtgtttcatgTGTTGGAAATGTGTAAACAACGGAAGGACTGAGCCGACTCCCATAAGTCATGTAAATGAACTGGCACATGGAGCCGGTTCTGCCGCAACAGGCACATTTCCTCATTCAGTGGTTTATTTGACGCAGATGAGTCCACGCTCCCAAAACAACTTGTGTAAACATGATGGCGAAGtgcaaaaacattattaaagaaATCTATTTACAATGATTCATTTCAGAGGAGTCAGCAGAGACGGTTTGTTTCATGTAAACGTGTCTCAGATGTTCCTCCTGAACGTCTCCACATTTAATGGATAAATACCCGACATCAGACCTAGCTGAGGAGGTCTTATTTGAAATTATTCCTTTAAGATAAAATTGTGGGGATTTTGATTCACTAGCAGTTTCGGTTCAATCTAATCATAAATCCGAacttaaaaaacagaacagtCCCAGTATCTCCGAACCATGTGGGAGGAGCTGCTGAGTTCGGCTCCTCCTAGGTCCGCAGCTCAGCCATTAAAGCTGGGAGTCTGCAGCCGCTCTCATTCATCTTTGTGTTTCCACAGAAGAAGACAAAATGAGTGGCAGAGGAAAGGGAGGCAAAGGACTCGGGAAAGGAGGCGCCAAGCGTCACCGTAAAGTTCTCCGTGATAACATCCAGGGAATCACCAAGCCCGCTATCCGCCGTCTGGCTCGCCGCGGGGGAGTCAAGCGCATCTCCGGTCTCATCTACGAGGAGACCCGCGGTGTGTTGAAGGTGTTCCTGGAGAACGTAATCCGTGACGCCGTCACCTACACCGAGCACGCCAAGAGGAAGACCGTCACCGCCATGGATGTAGTTTACGCTCTGAAGAGGCAGGGCCGCACCCTGTACGGCTTCGGAGGTTAAATTGGAccgtttaaacaaacacaaaaaggcCCTTTTCAGGGCCACCCACCCACTCTTTAAGAAGCTGATTTCTTTTTGGGATTAATTCATATGGTATtggcaataaaaagaaaaaaactaatgacGCTTCTATACTCATAGACCGAAATCTGCGGGGAGGAGCATATACCTAACGGTATTCTCACCTCTTGTTACATGATCAAGATATGtcttttgagtttttatttagtgaaccaaaagcacattttaaagtCACACCATGTTAAACTAAATGTTAAACAAAAGATGTTAAAAACAAGTCAAAGTGAAATACAGAAAATGTAATCTTATCAATGATTAGAACCCTTCAacgtatttgtattttattttttttagagttCTACAGAATGTCTAGAAACTTAGACCCGAACCACGTAAGTTGCCTGGTGACACATCTCTCAGATGAATCTGAGAAGATGTGTTTTAATCTATGCTTTTATTCTAAGGGATGATTTGATAAAGAGAAAGTAACACGCTCAATGAATCCTGTTACTTACACTAAGTTTGCTTTTTGGACAAAAGGACCCAAACTCTTCATTCATTCAGTCAACCCTGAACAGAAccagatgttttatattttaacgtTTTTCAGTATGAAGCTAACTTAGCATTTTACCTCATCCTCtcataaaacaaagataaatgacTGTATTTCAATTATTTATGTTCCATTTTGAAACGACAATCAATTAACTTGTTTCCAAAGAgataatctaaataaaatatgtacaaaCTGAATAAAAGATCACAAATTACTGAGTAAAAGTGAAGTCACCctactttttttctgttctgcgTGAAATTTGATTTTGAATAGACTAATAATATAATTACTAATACTAatattatttacacagaaagaaatctgtGAAATGTGTCTTTACAGAAATGAATAAAGTGAGCATATTGTGACAAATATGTAGAATAAACTCTAAATGAACTAAAAAGCAGTGATGACGTATGTAGtagtttgtacttttttttaatgatacaTAAGAGATCTTTACAGATTTCCTGGCTGTCATAACACTTTCTGTCCAGTGTTTTGATTGGTTTAGGCACCAGAAGTGTTATAGAAGCTATTTTCTTATGTCAAACGCGAAGTAAGCATCATTTCCTAATATTTTGGAATATTTTCAGATGTTGTCCGTTGTGTAATGATAGTATAAGTACACAGCTGACATGTATTGCTAAAGAGAAAGAACCACTGTCATTGTTAACACTGTTACTTCAGGATGGAAGATGTAGATAACCAAACTACAAGAGAAAGACAGCTAGAACTGGAAAATGAAATGGAAGTTGAGGAACTAGCTGTAAGGGTTAGAGCTGCTGCTGTTATGGTTACAGCTTCTGAAGAGGACGATCATATGTATGACAGTAATCAGTCTGATGATGTAGGCCCTGAGCTTTATGAACAGGACCAACAGGAGGAGGCTATCGTACTTCTGACCTCAGCGTTTCTTGAGTACAATAGATAGAACACAAAGATTCTTTACTGTACCTCAGTCAGGAAGTTTAGGTTTAAAAGCATCAAGTGTAAGGTAAAGAGAAGCATGCAGAGtcacacaaaggtaaaaggTAAAAACgaataacagaaaaatagaaataagaGTCAAAATtgtctgaaatgttttaatgGTGTCCTGCCTGAGACACTTGGGACAAGCTTGGGAGCAGGCATAGCTCAAAAGATTTTGCAAACACTGAAATTACGGTAAAAGTAGTTTCGCGTACACTGAAATCCAAGCAGTGGATTAGCTGCAGATCACAGAACCACGTGATGCCCCACTGGACGATTTTACTTTGGTTAGGGTGCAGGTTTGGTAGAGAGTTAAGTCAGGTGTTTCCAGTGGTGCTTTCCTCCATGGTATGCAACTAGAAACCTTTTAgtgtgtaaaataaaagtattttctctTCATATCTATTGCATAATTACTAGATATTATCAAATGTATTATGTTACATACTAATCTAGAATGAT
Proteins encoded:
- the LOC124880790 gene encoding histone H4, with product MSGRGKGGKGLGKGGAKRHRKVLRDNIQGITKPAIRRLARRGGVKRISGLIYEETRGVLKVFLENVIRDAVTYTEHAKRKTVTAMDVVYALKRQGRTLYGFGG